In Acanthochromis polyacanthus isolate Apoly-LR-REF ecotype Palm Island chromosome 15, KAUST_Apoly_ChrSc, whole genome shotgun sequence, a single genomic region encodes these proteins:
- the LOC110970033 gene encoding uncharacterized protein LOC110970033 → MAAALLRGRALICVRCLHRKLFRVIWRPQSALFSSKPSDRKQPRRTHIKKAKPQPPIDIAKLLEKLFSQRRPGTVPSTAVTARHAKVSSTSTKPSTTFMRDSTSNVSPSSKPGPSVFPSPSSFKQAVPNKTTFNIAELFPQPKSAVNPKTLFSSESRPQPNLNVVQASVAEGLPRVTVYATSASSTVSLGSEEPAAEIQTLDKTVETATVLPVESTLSNVEQLETRTSVDEGPFKPSIDVPVHNAAQELQTISKDSGIIDIIHATRVEPLIEATIESPATVDVLETRTSVVEGPVEPTVGANARVSLEEPLRETVVESAVESNLPLVEKPQTRSPVVESSVDPAIEATVDTVAQEAKPADSGLVDAKGQLSKETAIESPVDAAVSQETNKTEVFTLESVALSEVEAEVGRLESEVLQEICDTLEKEADDLAKVEKIEVKTAAEDVAIFETEAELSTVDSISEATDAIEAETAVLMEAIFGSEQGLNRSTEAPLQQGPQDETIVQEVETESTNVLEAMSLESMTLAEVEASLGTLESETLTETTGYLEKEAEIHAGEKKMEVKMTAEHVAIFETEAEFSTVDSISEATDAIEAKTAMLMEAMFGSEQGPKQPTDTPLQGLKPQDETMGHESDKESLNVMEAMSLESVTLAEVEASVGTLGSESLSETMGYLEKESEILAGEEKLKIKVKAEDVAILETHTELSTMDSISEATDAIEAETAVLMEAMFGSEQGPKQSSEAPLQEVGPWDEIMGHESDKESLNVLEAMSLESVTLAEVEASLGTLGSESLSETMGYLEREAEILAAEQKMEVNEGIASKEATETLNLEPLSLPEAETEDLQTNALMEELLFAIPQHITGETGQRTSQEVVTVNILDAAAVDIVAAETDDNPTPPVLKEVLLEQEEEATGNEEDVSMHTDLDPVQRLFLEKIREYKNLYRLNGRQLEVEPDYVKHLSEETAKLQRLYGGGDLTSFPHFTFTDPELDQDSR, encoded by the exons AtggctgcagctctgctcaGAGGACGAGCATTGATCTGTGTCAGA TGTCTCCACAGAAAGTTGTTTCGAGTCATCTGGAGGCCCCAGAGCGCTTTGTTCAGCTCCAAACcttcagacagaaaacagcctcGCAGGACTCACATCA AAAAAGCCAAACCTCAGCCTCCGATCGACATCGCCAAACTCCTGGAGAAGCTCTTCTCCCAGAGGAGGCCAGGCACAGTGCCCTCTACTGCTGTTACCG CTCGACATGCCAAAGTTTCTTCCACATCGACCAAGCCTTCTACAACCTTCATGAGGGATTCTACCTCAAATGTTTCTCCATCGTCAAAGCCAGGACCATCTGTCTTCCCATCTCCTTCTAGTTTCAAACAAGCTGTTCCCAACAAGACTACATTCAACATTGCAGAGCTGTTCCCTCAGCCAAAATCTGCAGTGAACCCAAAGACTTTGTTTTCCTCTGAATCACGTCCACAGCCTAATCTTAATGTGGTTCAGGCTTCTGTTGCTGAGGGTCTTCCTCGTGTAACTGTTTATGCAACCTCAGCTTCTTCTACTGTGTCATTAGGATCAGAAgaacctgcagcagaaattcaAACATTAGACAAAACAGTAGAAACAGCTACAGTTCTACCAGTAGAGTCCACCCTATCTAATGTAGAACAACTAGAAACTAGAACTTCTGTTGATGAGGGTCCATTCAAGCCTTCAATAGATGTCCCAGTACATAATGCAGCTCAGGAACTGCAAACCATTTCCAAAGACTCAGGAATTATTGACATTATACATGCAACCAGAGTAGAACCTTTAATAGAAGCTACAATAGAATCACCAGCAACTGTAGACGTACTAGAAACTAGAACTTCTGTTGTTGAAGGTCCAGTAGAACCAACAGTAGGTGCAAACGCAAGAGTGTCTTTGGAAGAACCCTTAAGAGAAACTGTAGTAGAATCAGCAGTAGAGTCCAACCTTCCTTTGGTGGAAAAACCACAAACTAGATCTCCTGTTGTAGAAAGTTCAGTAGATCCTGCAATAGAAGCTACAGTAGATACAGTAGCTCAAGAAGCCAAACCTGCAGATTCAGGACTAGTTGATGCCAAAGGACAGCTTTCAAAAGAAACGGCAATAGAATCACCAGTAGATGCTGCAGTCTcgcaggaaacaaacaaaactgaagtctTTACGTTGGAGTCGGTGGCTTTATCAGAAGTGGAAGCCGAAGTCGGACGTCTTGAAAGTGAAGTTCTGCAGGAAATATGTGACACGCTTGAGAAAGAAGCCGATGATTTAGCAAAAGTGGAGAAGATAGAAGTGAAGACGGCAGCAGAAGATGTTGCCATTTTTGAAACAGAGGCTGAATTGTCAACAGTGGATTCTATTTCTGAAGCCACTGATGCAATAGAAGCAGAAACAGCTGTATTGATGGAGGCCATCTTTGGTTCTGAGCAGGGACTAAACCGGTCGACTGAAGCTCCCCTACAACAGGGGCCACAGGATGAAACTATAGTTCAGGAGGTGGAGACAGAGTCGACCAATGTTTTGGAAGCCATGTCTCTTGAATCTATGACTTTGGCTGAAGTTGAGGCCTCGTTGGGAACTCTGGAGAGTGAGACTCTGACTGAAACCACAGGTTATCTGGAGAAAGAAGCTGAAATTCATGCTGGAGAGAAGAAGATGGAAGTGAAGATGACAGCAGAACATGTTGCCATTTTTGAAACAGAGGCTGAATTTTCAACAGTGGATTCTATCTCTGAAGCCACAGATGCAATAGAAGCCAAGACAGCCATGTTGATGGAGGCAATGTTTGGTTCTGAACAGGGACCAAAGCAGCCAACTGACACTCCCCTTCAGGGACTGAAACCACAGGATGAAACAATGGGTCATGAATCAGATAAAGAGTCATTGAACGTTATGGAAGCCATGTCTCTTGAGTCTGTGACTTTGGCTGAAGTTGAGGCTTCAGTGGGAACACTAGGAAGCGAATCTCTGAGTGAAACCATGGGTTATTTGGAGAAAGAATCGGAAATTCTTGCAGGAGAGGAGAAGTTGAAAATAAAGGTGAAAGCAGAAGATGTTGCTATTTTAGAAACACATACTGAATTGTCAACAATGGATTCTATCTCTGAAGCCACAGATGCAATAGAAGCCGAGACAGCCGTGTTGATGGAGGCAATGTTTGGCTCTGAGCAGGGACCAAAGCAGTCAAGTGAAGCTCCCCTCCAGGAAGTGGGACCATGGGATGAAATTATGGGTCATGAATCAGATAAAGAGTCATTGAATGTTTTGGAAGCTATGTCTCTTGAATCTGTGACTTTGGCAGAAGTTGAGGCCTCGTTAGGAACACTGGGAAGCGAATCTCTGAGTGAAACCATGGGTTATCTGGAGAGAGAAGCTGAAATTCTTGCCGCAGAGCAGAAAATGGAAGTAAATGAGGGAATAGCATCTAAAGAAGCAACTGAGACCCTAAACCTTGAACCTCTGTCTTTGCCTGAAGCTGAAACTGAAGATCTGCAGACAAATGCACTGATGGAAGAGCTGCTGTTTGCTATTCCTCAGCACATAACGGGTGAAACTGGTCAACGAACAAGTCAGGAGGTTGTCACAGTGAACATTTTGGATG CAGCTGCCGTGGATATAGTGGCTGCAGAAACAGATGATAATCCAACTCCTCCTGTTCTGAAGGAGGTGCTACTGGAACAGGAGGAGGAAGCTACAGGGAATGAAGAAGATGTGTCAATGCACACAG ATTTGGATCCAGTACAGAGACTCTTCTTGGAGAAGATCAGAGAATACAAAAATCTTTACAG